In one Rutidosis leptorrhynchoides isolate AG116_Rl617_1_P2 chromosome 8, CSIRO_AGI_Rlap_v1, whole genome shotgun sequence genomic region, the following are encoded:
- the LOC139864391 gene encoding GDSL esterase/lipase At5g45670-like: MARELRQLCSIFLAVWLTQAGRIIVAREQLVPCYFIFGDSLVDCGNNNDLDTLAKANYPPYGIDFPEGVNGRFTNGRTIADMIGQQLGFKNFIPSYNTATDDDISTGVNYGSGSAGILDESGSHLGDRVSLNRQLSNHEAVVTRLESVQQNKSYTDEYLNKCIYIVNIGNNDYINNYLMPNNYPSSHEYNAEQYADVLGRKYTEQLKTLYRLGARKIAVFGLGMIGCAPAEIERFGTNGKSCVEWINEAVVHFNDRLMPLVEELNTVYPDAKFTYINLTHILAPKSGVALPNKPCCPVREDGQCIPYSTPCPNRSLAVYLDSFHPTEIANRVLAQRSFMSNSPEDASPYDINQLTRDP; this comes from the exons ATGGCTCGTGAACTCAGGCAATTGTGTTCCATCTTTTTGGCTGTTTGGTTAACGCAGGCTGGAAGGATTATTGTCGCGAGAGAACAACTTGTACCGTGTTATTTCATATTTGGAGACTCACTCGTCGATTGCGGCAACAACAATGATCTCGACACGTTGGCTAAAGCCAACTATCCTCCGTACGGGATTGATTTCCCCGAAGGCGTTAATGGTAGATTCACCAATGGACGAACCATTGCTGACATGATTG GTCAACAACTCGGCTTCAAAAACTTTATTCCATCGTACAATACAGCAACTGACGATGACATAAGCACAGGCGTAAACTACGGTAGTGGTAGTGCTGGTATTCTGGACGAATCGGGAAGTCATTTG GGAGATCGCGTGTCTTTGAATAGGCAACTATCTAATCATGAAGCTGTAGTTACAAGACTTGAAAGCGTCCAACAAAACAAGAGTTATACCGATGAATACTTGAACAAGTGCATATACATTGTAAATATTGGAAACAACGATTACATCAACAACTATTTGATGCCTAATAATTATCCCTCGAGTCACGAATATAATGCAGAACAATATGCAGATGTTCTTGGGCGAAAATATACTGAACAACTTAAG ACTTTGTACAGATTGGGAGCGCGAAAGATTGCAGTGTTTGGTCTAGGTATGATAGGGTGTGCCCCAGCTGAGATAGAAAGGTTCGGCACAAATGGAAAATCATGCGTCGAGTGGATTAATGAAGCGGTTGTTCATTTTAATGACAGGCTTATGCCTCTTGTTGAAGAGCTTAATACCGTTTACCCTGATGCAAAGTTTACTTACATTAACCTTACACACATTTTAGCACCAAAATCAG GTGTAGCATTGCCAAATAAACCTTGTTGTCCAGTGAGGGAAGATGGCCAATGTATTCCATACTCGACCCCATGCCCGAACCGGTCTTTAGCGGTTTACCTTGATAGTTTTCATCCAACGGAAATTGCAAACAGAGTCCTTGCACAAAGATCGTTCATGTCGAACTCTCCCGAGGATGCATCACCTTATGATATTAATCAATTAACTCGAGATCCCTGA